A portion of the Oscillospiraceae bacterium genome contains these proteins:
- the glpK gene encoding glycerol kinase GlpK, whose translation MSTKYVLALDQGTTSSRAILFDNEQNIIAVQQREFEQIYPQQGWVEHNPMEIWSTQYGVMNEVVAQSGVDVHDIAAIGITNQRETTILWEKATGRPIYNAIVWQCRRTAPLVDELVQQPGMTEYIRENTGLMPDAYFSATKIKWILDNVPGARERAEAGEILFGTVDTWLVWKLTGGKVHVTDRTNASRTMLYNIRTLDWDDTLLKALDIPRCILPRVADSSEVYGTTDLCGVQVPVAGIAGDQQAALFGQGCFAKGEAKNTYGTGCFLLMNTGDTICRSQNGLISTIGISLNGKVEYALEGSVFVGGAVIQWVRDGLRMIQESRDAEYYAQKVPDNGGIYIVPAFTGLGAPYWDMYARGAIVGITRGTTQNHIIRAAEESIAYQSADLVAAMEKDTGVPITSLKVDGGASRDQFLMQFQADILNKDVLRPAIRETTALGAAYLAGLATGVWKDRDEIRSLWHCNMTFTPAMPEAERARLLSGWHKAVGRSSDWAEH comes from the coding sequence ATGTCGACAAAGTATGTTCTTGCACTGGACCAGGGAACCACCAGCAGCCGCGCCATCCTGTTTGACAACGAGCAGAACATCATCGCGGTGCAGCAGCGGGAGTTTGAGCAGATCTACCCGCAGCAGGGCTGGGTGGAGCACAACCCCATGGAGATCTGGTCCACCCAGTACGGGGTCATGAACGAGGTGGTGGCCCAGAGCGGCGTGGATGTCCATGACATTGCCGCCATCGGCATCACCAACCAGCGCGAGACCACCATCCTGTGGGAAAAGGCCACCGGCCGCCCCATCTACAATGCCATCGTCTGGCAGTGCCGCCGCACCGCCCCGCTGGTGGATGAGCTGGTGCAGCAGCCCGGCATGACGGAATACATCCGCGAGAATACCGGCCTGATGCCGGATGCCTATTTTTCCGCCACCAAGATCAAGTGGATCCTGGATAACGTGCCCGGCGCGCGGGAGCGGGCCGAGGCGGGCGAGATCCTGTTCGGCACCGTGGACACCTGGCTGGTGTGGAAGCTCACCGGCGGCAAAGTCCATGTGACCGACCGCACCAACGCCAGCCGCACCATGCTCTACAACATCCGCACCCTGGACTGGGACGACACCCTGCTCAAAGCGCTGGATATCCCCCGCTGCATCCTGCCCCGCGTGGCGGATTCCAGCGAGGTCTACGGCACCACCGACCTGTGCGGGGTGCAGGTGCCGGTGGCCGGCATTGCCGGGGACCAGCAGGCTGCACTGTTCGGGCAGGGGTGCTTTGCCAAGGGTGAGGCCAAGAACACCTACGGCACCGGCTGCTTCTTGCTGATGAACACCGGTGACACCATCTGCCGCAGCCAGAACGGCCTGATCTCCACCATTGGCATCAGCCTGAACGGTAAGGTGGAGTATGCCCTGGAGGGCAGTGTCTTTGTGGGCGGTGCCGTCATCCAGTGGGTGCGCGACGGCCTGCGGATGATCCAGGAGAGCCGCGACGCCGAATACTATGCCCAGAAGGTGCCGGACAACGGCGGCATCTACATCGTGCCCGCCTTCACCGGTCTCGGTGCGCCCTATTGGGATATGTACGCCCGCGGTGCCATTGTAGGCATCACCCGCGGCACCACCCAGAACCACATCATCCGGGCGGCGGAGGAGTCCATCGCCTACCAGAGCGCCGACCTTGTGGCCGCCATGGAAAAGGACACCGGTGTGCCCATCACCTCCCTGAAGGTGGACGGCGGTGCTTCCCGCGACCAGTTCCTGATGCAGTTCCAGGCCGACATCCTGAACAAGGACGTCCTGCGCCCGGCCATCCGGGAGACCACGGCCCTGGGCGCTGCCTATCTGGCCGGCCTTGCCACCGGTGTGTGGAAGGACCGGGACGAGATCCGCAGCCTGTGGCACTGCAACATGACCTTTACCCCCGCTATGCCGGAGGCCGAGCGCGCACGGCTGCTGTCCGGCTGGCACAAGGCCGTGGGCCGTAGCAGTGACTGGGCAGAGCATTAA